A region of Culicoides brevitarsis isolate CSIRO-B50_1 chromosome 1, AGI_CSIRO_Cbre_v1, whole genome shotgun sequence DNA encodes the following proteins:
- the LOC134837526 gene encoding fatty acid synthase-like — translation MDFNLELKPNGPFYDRFETSPYDEIVISGISGRFPNSRNVDELAYNLNNKIDCCDDREVRFPHRKGIPKRHGTIHGLEKFDASFFGMNQMVANASNPQIRCFVEEAFAAVLDAGMNLVDMKGSNTGVYTGCISMESSEATFKMGVFNGYSIVGESRGMLSSRVSYAMDLKGPCFMVDSACSSGVTAFNNAYMAIRSGECDAAIVGGANLCMSPLSSLQFAKLGVTSADGYCRPFDQNATGYTRAEAISAIFLQKRKFAKRVYATVVHSKINCDGYKPEGITYPSCVVQQSLLDKFYQEINLNPSIVDYIEAHGTATIVGDTEECRAIYQTFCKNRKDPLLIGSVKSSIGHTEPVSALCSIVKLILTLESGKISPNIHFEKPKDEITALKEGHLKVVTELTDLPGPLVACSSFGFGGSNGHVLLRQHPKRKINFGIPADGLPRLVCWSGRTEESCNVVFDDIVKRPLDAEFVGLVHNCQSKSLQAYMYRGYGVFSQEGDGNATCVARAIERSKSKRAPMVWVYSGMGSQWAQMGSSLMALPIFRQSIEASHRLMEGKGLNLIEIITSEDPKIFDNILHSFVGIAAIQIALTDILWEMNLEPDYIIGHSVGELGCAYADKCLTAEEMLMCVYYRGLVSIETEVIHGSMAAIGLSYKQILPMLPEGIEVACHNGPNSCTLSGPSNLVAKFVKELTDKDIFAREVPCSNIPYHSKYIANMGPKLFERLQNVITLPKERSAKWLSSSVPKSDWDTPEAKFCSATYQTNNLLSSVLFEETMRYLPENAVTVEIAPHGLIQAILKKAMPESTHISLTQRGNLKNINILLSGLGKIYTQGFDMPVEKLYPPVEFPVSAETPKISPLIRWDHSIDYKVVSCDQDRLDRGAEQKFNIVISNKEDEYITGHKIDGRLLYPATGYLYLAWVAFARYQCEDAEAINQPVEISNVKLVRATSMKRDSNTILKVVLHPGTGKFEITESNDTVVTGTIKALEKFIEPSDRPEPSSDAVMMGASDFYKELRLRGYNYDGEFKSVKEAASDGSVIKIAWKDNFVSFMDCMLQNEILKYDSRTVMIPTSIETVQIDPKLFMESLPKVAENEPVIVEVHSIKEFQCIETRGIRIQGLEATSIMRRKPPGEPILETYQFIPYILPQNLNLANALRVFVQLGLEISPAFKFKVLEIGDETCKPVISYVQRALEDLPLVAAELTLLSDEPDLEIPGITIDAENDFTKFADCLFIIARNIASDSAKLEEISRSCKDEGFIISMESYDFDTSGFSLPSTFELLSVIAIDGNSLLMMRHIKKREERVATYLTVSIHDKEFQWLDKAKEAIKQGTLYLISENEPENGLIGFVNCLRKEPKSEAICIFIDDKSAPKFDPELPFYREQIEKGLAINVLRDGVWGSYRHLPLETPKDPQPQKSHCFASNLVKGDLSSLAWFAGKLDVTQSDIVRVRYASLNFRDVMIATGKLDVNMVYSRHEQDCITGYEFSGITGDGKRVMGMSEYGAMATHVKTMDYLTWQVPPHWTLEEAVTIPVVYATVYTAFFVETQIQRGKKILIHAGTGGIGLSAIRVALHYGLDVFTTVSTEQKKEYLLTTFPSLRASQIGNSRDTSFYKMVMGETKGAGVDYVLNSLADDKLIASLKCLAENGHFLEIGKYDILNDSKIGLGHFKKNITFHVIMLDRDMRFGESSSFSKVHQLIETDIKNGIIVPLKSTVFEANDIEKAFRFLASAKHIGKVLLKVRDDDFSEESVPIVKHPVMYFKPNLSYVIPGGLGGFGLELADWIVLRGCKNLVLSSSKGISKPYQQYRINLWRSYGVQVVISTDDITTPEGCHDLIKAAMELGPVGGIFNLAVLLRDELFENMDGEKFKESLAVKAYATKYLDEISRKLCPHLEHFVVFSSVSCGRGNVGQTNYGMANSVMERVVEARVRDGLPGKAIQWGAIGEVGLVAQMAENRIDMEIGGTLQQRISSCLQVLDILLSCPDAVVGSMVVAEKRACAGAGIVETVMNIIGIKDVKSIPMDQKLSEVGMDSLMAVEIKQTLERDYDLVLSPQQLRDLTLQSLTDMASTKSTKKVEADSKQNFLDWSFRNLGDSETFTELIMKLNTKQQSKDCAIILPGVEGLAGKIWNELGEKLNFSAKIVQYINAESETLEEIVDELMEKIREQILNGSETFTIIAYSFGSLLALTLVRKLETLGISGKLVLIEGSPLYLKKPLETVFSSTNNPKAALEFHCAATILGILAPNKSQDSLLKCKSYGEMIEFIIIEGKDAPFSDENKRMMMYKLRNHVKIVYELDVENFPKIKSNIMLIRASEPMLSDIDEDYDLSDVTTGEVTMKCIEGNHMTIMETNDLAETLNEIVV, via the exons atggattttaatttGGAACTAAAACCGAACGGTCCTTTCTACGATCGATTCGAAACAAGTCCCTATGACGAAATTGTCATTTCGGGTATCAGTGGTCGCTTTCCGAATTCGCGCAACGTCGACGAGCTCGCGTACAATCTGAACAACAAGATTGATTGTTGCGACGACAGGGAAGTGCGTTTTCCTCATCGCAAGGGCATTCCGAAACGTCATGGCACAATACACGGTTTGGAGAAATTCGATGCCTCGTTTTTCGGTATGAATCAAATGGTTGCAAATGCTTCAAATCCGCAGATTCGGTGCTTTGTTGAGGAAGCATTTGCAGCCGTTTTGGATGCTGGCATGAATCTCGTCGATATGAAGGGATCGAACACGGGTGTTTATACGGGTTGCATTTCCATGGAGAGCTCCGAGGCGACTTTTAAGATGGGCGTTTTCAATGGGTATTCTATCGTTGGGGAGAGCCGCGGAATGTTGTCAAGTCGTGTTTCGTATGCCATGGATTTGAAAGGACCCTGTTTCATGGTCGATTCTGCTTGCAGTAGCGGTGTGACAGCTTTTAATAACGCTTACATGGCAATCCGTAGTGGCGAATGCGATGCAGCGATTGTTGGGGGAGCAAATTTGTGCATGTCACCACTAAGTTCGTTGCAATTTGCAAA gcttgGAGTAACGTCGGCAGACGGTTATTGTCGCCCATTCGATCAAAACGCTACCGGGTACACACGTGCCGAGGCAATTTCCGccatttttctgcaaaaacgTAAATTCGCAAAACGCGTTTACGCCACTGTGGTGCATTCGAAAATCAATTGCGACGGATACAAGCCGGAAGGTATCACATATCCATCGTGTGTCGTTCAACAAAGTCTTTTGGACAAGTTTTACCAAGAAATAAACTTGAATCCATCCATTGTGGATTACATTGAAGCACATGGAACTGCCACCATTGTCGGAGACACCGAAGAATGTCGAGCAATTTACCaaacattttgtaaaaatcgcAAAGATCCACTGTTAATAGGGTCTGTCAAATCCAGCATCGGGCATACGGAACCCGTTTCAGCCCTTTGTTCTATAGTAAAGTTGATTTTGACTCTGGAATCTGGCAAAATTTCGCCCAATATCCATTTTGAAAAGCCCAAAGACGAAATCACTGCATTGAAAGAAGGTCATTTGAAGGTCGTTACTGAATTGACAGACTTACCTGGACCGCTAGTGGCATGCAGTTCATTCGGATTCGGCGGCTCAAATGGGCATGTTTTGCTGCGACAACATCCAAAGCGCAAAATTAACTTTGGCATTCCAGCTGATGGGCTTCCACGATTGGTTTGCTGGTCCGGGCGTACCGAGGAAAGTTGTAATGTGGTCTTCGATGACATCGTTAAACGACCTTTGGATGCTGAATTCGTCGGTTTGGTACACAATTGTCAGTCGAAATCGCTTCAGGCATACATGTATCGCGGTTATGGAGTTTTTAGTCAAGAAGGTGATGGAAATGCGACTTGCGTGGCACGCGCAATTGAACGTAGCAAGAGTAAACGTGCTCCAATGGTATGGGTTTATTCGGGTATGGGATCTCAATGGGCACAAATGGGAAGCTCTTTAATGGCATTGCCGATATTCAGACAATCGATTGAGGCATCGCATCGTTTAATGGAAGGGAAAggattgaatttaattgaaattatcaCTTCTGAAGacccaaaaatatttgacaatatTTTACACTCATTTGTGGGCATCGCCGCAATCCAAATCGCTCTCACAGATATTTTGTGGGAAATGAATCTTGAACCGGATTACATCATTGGACATTCCGTCGGGGAACTTGGATGTGCTTATGCCGACAAATGTTTAACG gctgAAGAAATGCTAATGTGCGTATATTACCGAGGATTAGTCAGCATCGAGACGGAAGTAATTCACGGATCTATGGCTGCCATTGGACTCAGTTACAAACAAATTCTACCGATGTTACCGGAAGGCATCGAAGTTGCTTGTCACAATGGACCGAATTCTTGCACACTTTCGGGACCCTCAAATTTGGTTGCAAAATTCGTCAAAGAACTCACCGACAAAGACATCTTTGCGCGAGAAGTGCCTTGCTCAAACATTCCGTATCACAGCAAATATATCGCCAACATGGGTCCAAAACTCTTTGAGCGGCTCCAAAATGTGATAACTTTACCGAAAGAACGTTCCGCAAAATGGCTCAGCTCAAGCGTACCAAAATCCGATTGGGATACTCCCGAAGCGAAATTCTGCTCAGCTACGtatcaaacaaataatttattgagttCCGTTCTTTTTGAGGAAACGATGCGATATTTACCCGAAAATGCAGTTACCGTTGAAATTGCGCCGCATGGATTGATTCAGGCGATTTTGAAGAAAGCGATGCCGGAATCAACGCACATTAGTTTGACGCAACgtggaaatttgaaaaatattaatattttattgagcGGTTTGGGAAA aatttatactCAGGGATTCGATATGCCTGTGGAAAAATTATATCCTCCAGTTGAGTTTCCTGTTTCAGCGGAGACCCCGAAGATTTCTCCGCTGATAAGATGGGATCATTCAATTGATTATAAAGTTGTTAGTTGCGACCAAGATAGGCTTGATCGAGGAGCAGAGCAAAAGTTTAATATTGTGATTTCAAATAAAGAAGATGAATATATCACCGGGCATAAAATTGATG GAAGACTCCTATATCCAGCAACGGGGTATTTATATCTCGCGTGGGTTGCATTTGCGCGTTATCAATGCGAAGACGCAGAAGCAATTAACCAACCAGTCGAAATCTCGAATGTAAAATTGGTGCGAGCGACATCGATGAAAAGAGACTCGAACACCATCCTCAAAGTTGTCTTGCATCCGGGCACgggaaaattcgaaataacAGAATCCAATGATACAGTAGTAACGGGAACAATTAAAGCCCTCGAAAAGTTTATTGAACCTTCTGATCGACCTGAACCCTCATCTGACGCCGTTATGATGGGTGCTTCTGATTTCTACAAAGAATTGAGACTCCGTGGCTATAACTACGATGGCGAATTTAAATCCGTAAAGGAAGCTGCCTCCGACGGCTCGGTGATTAAAATCGCTTGGAAAGACAATTTCGTCTCGTTCATGGACTGCATGTTACAAAACGAAATACTTAAATACGATTCGAGAACCGTTATGATACCAACGTCAATCGAAACAGTGCAAATTGATCCGAAACTCTTCATGGAATCGTTGCCAAAAGTCGCAGAAAATGAACCCGTAATCGTCGAGGTGCATTCCATCAAAGAATTTCAATGCATCGAAACAAGGGGAATTCGCATTCAAGGTCTTGAAGCGACTTCTATCATGCGTCGCAAGCCTCCAGGCGAGCCAATTCTCGAAACTTATCAATTCATTCCGTACATTTTAccgcaaaatttgaatttagcaAACGCTTTGCGCGTTTTCGTTCAATTGGGCCTCGAAATTTCGCCAGCTTTCAAGTTTAAAGTACTGGAAATCGGAGATGAAACATGCAAACCGGTGATTTCTTACGTTCAAAGGGCATTAGAAGACCTGCCATTAGTCGCAGCAGAGTTGACTTTACTGTCTGACGAGCCAGATCTAGAAATTCCTGGAATAACGATCGATGCTGAAAatgattttacgaaatttgccGATTGTTTGTTCATTATTGCCCGTAATATTGCCTCAGATTCCGCTAAATTGGAAGAAATTTCGCGTTCTTGCAAAGATGAAGGGTTCATAATTTCAATGGAAAGTTATGATTTTGATACCAGCGGATTTTCGTTGCCATCGACGTTTGAGTTGCTTTCGGTCATAGCGATCGATGGAAATTCGTTGTTGATGATGCGACACATTAAAAAGCGGGAAGAACGAGTTGCAACGTATCTTACAGTTTCAATACACGACAAAGAGTTCCAATGGTTGGACAAAGCTAAGGAAGCAATAAAGCAAGGAACGCTTTACTTAATTTCTGAGAATGAACCGGAAAACGGTCTCATTGGTTTCGTTAATTGTTTGAGAAAAGAACCAAAATCCGAGGCAATTTGTATCTTCATTGACGACAAATCTGCGCCAAAATTCGATCCAGAGCTGCCATTTTATCGGGAACAAATCGAAAAAGGTCTCGCCATAAATGTCTTGCGTGATGGCGTTTGGGGCAGTTATCGTCATTTGCCTTTGGAAACTCCAAAGGACCCTCAGCCACAAAAATCTCACTGTTTCGCGAGTAATTTGGTCAAAGGAGATCTCTCATCACTCGCATGGTTCGCAGGTAAATTAGACGTTACGCAATCCGACATCGTTCGTGTTCGTTATGCATCTTTGAATTTCCGTGACGTCATGATAGCGACGGGAAAACTCGATGTCAACATGGTGTATTCGCGTCACGAGCAAGATTGCATTACAGGATACGAATTTTCAGGCATCACAGGGGACGGAAAACGCGTAATGGGCATGTCAGAGTACGGAGCAATGGCAACGCATGTGAAAACAATGGATTATTTAACGTGGCAAGTTCCGCCGCATTGGACTTTGGAGGAAGCAGTAACAATTCCCGTTGTATATGCGACAGTTTACACGGCATTTTTCGTCGAAACACAAATCCAGCGTGGCAAGAAGATCTTAATTCATGCGGGAACCGGAGGAATTGGACTGTCGGCAATACGGGTGGCATTGCATTACGGGCTGGATGTGTTTACGACAGTTAGTACGGAACAGAAGAAGGAATATTTGTTGACTACTTTTCCATCACTGAGGGCAAGTCAGATCGGGAATTCACGAGATACGTCATTTTATAAGATGGTTATGGGTGAAACGAAAGGCGCTGGAGTGGATTATGTGCTGAATTCGTTGGCGGATGATAAACTTATTGCTTCGTTAAAATGCTTGGCGGAAAATGGACATTTTCTGGAGATTGGCAAATATGACATTTTGAACGATAGCAAAATTGGACTAGggcactttaaaaaaaatatcactttcCATGTGATCATGTTGGATAGGGACATGCGATTTGgagaatcatcatcattttca aaAGTGCATCAACTCATTGAAACCGACATCAAAAATGGTATTATTGTACCTTTGAAATCGACAGTATTTGAAGCAAATGACATAGAAAAGGCTTTCCGCTTCCTTGCGAGTGCCAAACACATTGGAAAAGTCCTTTTGAAGGTTCGCGATGACGATTTCAGCGAGGAATCCGTGCCGATTGTGAAACATCCCGTGATGTATTTTAAACCTAATTTATCGTATGTAATTCCCGGCGGCTTGGGGGGCTTCGGATTAGAATTAGCAGATTGGATTGTGCTTCGTGGATGCAAAAATCTCGTCTTAAGTTCCTCCAAAGGTATCAGCAAGCCGTATCAACAATACCGCATCAACTTGTGGCGATCATATGGCGTTCAAGTTGTTATCAGCACGGATGACATCACAACTCCTGAAGGATGTCACGACTTAATTAAAGCCGCTATGGAACTTGGACCTGTCGGAGGCATTTTCAATCTTGCTGTCTTATTGAGAGACGAACTTTTTGAGAACATGGatggagaaaaattcaaagaatcgCTCGCTGTGAAAGCATATGCCACAAAGTATTTGGATGAAATTTCGCGAAAACTTTGTCCGCATCTCGAACATTTTGTCGTTTTCTCTTCCGTTTCATGTGGCAGAGGAAATGTCGGACAAACGAATTACGGCATGGCCAATTCCGTGATGGAACGCGTCGTCGAAGCTCGTGTTCGAGATGGTTTGCCGGGAAAAGCGATTCAATGGGGGGCGATTGGGGAAGTTGGTCTCGTCGCTCAAATGGCAGAAAATAGAATTGACATGGAAATTGGGGGAACGCTTCAACAAAGGATCTCCTCGTGTCTTCAAGTGCTCGATATTTTGCTCTCGTGTCCCGATGCTGTCGTTGGAAGTATGGTTGTTGCAGAAAAAAGGGCTTGCGCCGGTGCGGGAATAGTCGAGACAGTGATGAACATCATTGGAATCAAAGACGTCAAATCAATTCCGATGGACCAAAAACTTTCCGAAGTGGGAATGGACTCTCTCATGGCAGTTGAGATCAAACAAACGCTCGAACGTGACTATGATTTGGTACTTTCGCCACAACAATTGCGAGATTTGACGTTGCAAAGTTTGACTGATATGGCAAGCACAAAATCCACGAAAAAAGTTGAGGCAGACTCCAAACAAAATTTCCTCGATTGGTCGTTTAGAAATTTGGGAGACTCAGAGACTTTTACCGAGTTAATCATGAAATTgaacacaaaacaacaaagtAAGGATTGCGCAATAATTTTGCCTGGAGTAGAAGGCCTTGCAGGTAAAATTTGGAACGAGTtgggagaaaaattgaatttttcagcgaaaattgttcaatataTCAACGCTGAGTCAGAAACGCTCGAAGAAATCGTCGATGaactaatggaaaaaatacgCGAACAAATCCTCAATGGATCCGAAACCTTCACAATTATCGCTTATTCCTTCGGATCTCTTCTAGCTTTGACTTTGGTGCGCAAGCTCGAGACACTTGGCATCTCGGGAAAACTTGTACTGATCGAAGGTTCTCCATTGTACCTCAAAAAACCCCTCGAAACGGTATTTTCGTCGACAAATAATCCAAAAGCTGCACTGGAGTTCCATTGCGCCGCAACCATTTTAGGAATTCTTGCTCCAAACAAGTCACAAGATAGTCTATTGAAATGCAAGTCGTACGGGGAAATGATCGAGTTTATAATTATCGAGGGAAAAGACGCTCCTTTCTCGGATGAAAATAAACGCATGATGATGTACAAATTGAGAAACCACGTAAAAATCGTTTACGAACTGGATGTGGAGAATTTCCCGAAAATCAAGTCGAACATTATGTTGATTCGAGCAAGTGAACCGATGCTATCAGATATTGATGAAGATTATGACTTATCTGATGTTACAACTGGTGAAGTGACGATGAAATGTATTGAAGGAAACCACATGACGATTATGGAAACGAATGATTTGGCGGAAACTCTTAATGAAATTGTAGTTTga